The Lycium barbarum isolate Lr01 chromosome 11, ASM1917538v2, whole genome shotgun sequence genome contains the following window.
TTTCCACTATAAATTGAGACACCATCTTTCACTAGCCCTCTACCTTTACttcacttctctctctctctataataTTTCTCCAAAAAACTTTGTAATATGAAGAAGGGTAGCTTTTTTGTTGCAATATTCTTGGTCCTTTTTCTGAGTGAATTGTTGGTGACAGAGGCAGTTACATGCAGTGTCACGGAGCTGACTCCGTGTGCTGCGGCGATCACGTCGCCGCAGGCACCCTCTTCGGCATGTTGCGCTAAGTTGAGAGAGCAGAAACCTTGCCTTTGTGGATACCTCAAGAATCCAAACCTTAGGCCATATGTTAACTCTCCTAATGCCCAGAGAGTTGCTAAAACTTGTGGAGTACCCACTCCCAGTTGTTAGAGTGGTGACTCAGATTTGGCTTTAGGCCACTAATTTCGTTGAGTTGCTACTGGTAATTCAGAGGGATCGGAAAAAGTCTTCGGTTTTCCACCCTCATCGTATGTTCTTAAATTAAACACTATTGTCTATGTCTGTTATGTTATGTAAGCTGTACTCACTAATATAATTTATGTATTCCTAAACCCATCTATTTCTATTGAGGAAATTATGTATTCGTTTACTGGCATTTTTCCTACCTAAATAAAATGCTTGTTGTATTTCTATTC
Protein-coding sequences here:
- the LOC132616691 gene encoding non-specific lipid-transfer protein 2-like, which gives rise to MKKGSFFVAIFLVLFLSELLVTEAVTCSVTELTPCAAAITSPQAPSSACCAKLREQKPCLCGYLKNPNLRPYVNSPNAQRVAKTCGVPTPSC